One region of Bombus affinis isolate iyBomAffi1 chromosome 3, iyBomAffi1.2, whole genome shotgun sequence genomic DNA includes:
- the LOC126914110 gene encoding mitochondrial pyruvate carrier 1-like, with translation MGKQSKGLLSKQTRSYFMSTHFWGPVFNWMIPIAAISDTQKHPRIISGKMTLALALYSIMFMRFALKVQPRNMLLFACHFVNSCAQLTQAYRFLEYHYISQQEPNDEDTPVSQDEKK, from the exons ATGGGAAAACAATCGAAAGGGTTGCTCAGCAAGCAGACGAGGAGTTATTTCATGAG CACACACTTCTGGGGACCGGTGTTCAACTGGATGATACCCATAGCGGCCATATCCGACACGCAAAAGCATCCGAGAATCATTAGCGGCAAAATGACTTTGG CGTTGGCTCTGTACTCTATAATGTTCATGAGGTTCGCCCTGAAAGTGCAGCCACGGAATATGTtgctgtttgcgtgccacttcgTCAATTCCTGCGCGCAGCTTACACAGGCTTACAGATTTCTCGAATACCATTATATCTCGCAACAAGAACCCAATGACGAAGACACACCTGTCTCTCAGGATGAAAAGAAGTGA